A genome region from Setaria italica strain Yugu1 chromosome III, Setaria_italica_v2.0, whole genome shotgun sequence includes the following:
- the LOC101763223 gene encoding glycine-rich cell wall structural protein 1, with protein MGGGGRRGPRWGLPPARSKVLGKLGPSFGAGAGCGVGVGVGLIGGVGPGFPGLHLGFGVGVGCGIGIGFGYGFGTGVAYDENGKYSNIVRSNQKSKGLPSEDQIDVLLDELIENTKKLIKATSKEIDKWRRA; from the exons atgggcggcggcgggcggaggggccCGCGGTGGGgcctgccgccggcgaggtcgaaGGTGCTGGGGAAGCTGGGCCCAtccttcggcgccggcgccggctgcggCGTCGGTGTCGGCGTCGGACTCATCGGCG GAGTCGGGCCTGGGTTCCCTGGATTGCACTTAGGATTTGGAGTTGGCGTGGGTTGTGGCATAGGGATTGGATTCGGGTACGGTTTTGGAACAGGAGTTGCTTATGATGAAAATGGGAAATATTCAAACATTGTCAGATCAAATCAGAAATCTAAGGGCCTCCCATCAGA AGATCAGATCGATGTATTGCTTGACGAGCTGATCGAGAACACAAAGAAATTAATCAAAGCAACTTCAAAGGAAATTGATAAATGGAGGCGAGCTTAA
- the LOC101764030 gene encoding protein root UVB sensitive 6 isoform X1: protein MAPVMGLKRPAAAAAGAGAAAAQTVTLPAAAVRDAVRAAVREAEATAQATAPAARVPSPAAVPAEIARDGVLCLEEVDGRRWSYVVDAAGAAVKAKGRASVGAAFKAVPLQSPLPPVEEIMSFIRSYVVPEGFPHSVTPSYVPYMSWRALKHFFGGAMGVFTTRSLLNSVGVSQSRAVPGAVAINWILKDGAGRVGKMLFARQGKKFDYDLKQLRFSGDLLMELGAGIELATAAFPQLFLPMACIANVVKNVAAVTSTSTRTPIYKAYAKGENIGDVTAKGESVGNIADLVNVQYFSTIFAYYLQDMHLSSVAAIVLFSHYYIMVSQLFSFFFLSIYNVSFLCCCLFVKLGTGLSILISKSNPSLVTSFAFLSCGYLLSSYHEVRSVVLNTLNRARFTVAVDSFIKTGYVPTLKDGNSQETVFNPPWRHEPVAIGSRFGEAFQEPASFIAIKPLFEDERYIVTYNPTKDKVYALLKDQAKPDDILKAAFHAHVLLHFINASHANLNARRRMNSNRSYQHNPVNMDFIPHIEESCKIVMSSYGVFKKKAREQGWIMSESLLNPGRARLCGVVPQ from the exons ATGGCGCCGGTGATGGGGCtgaagcggccggcggcggcggcggcgggtgcgggggcggcggccgcgcagaCCGTCACGCTGCCCGCGGCGGCCGTGCGGGACGCCGTGCGCGCCGCCGTGCGGGAGGCCGAGGCCACGGCGCAGgccaccgccccggccgccagGGTCCCGTCGCCCGCGGCGGTGCCGGCAGAGATCGCCAGGGACGGGGTGCTGTGCCTCGAGGAGGTCGACGGGAGGCGGTGGAGCTACGTggtcgacgccgccggcgccgcggtcaAGGCCAAGGGGAGGGCCTCCGTCGGGGCCGCCTTCAAGGCCGTCCCGCTCCAGTCCCCGCTACCGCCCGTAGAG GAAATAATGTCCTTTATAAGGTCATATGTTGTGCCTGAAGGCTTTCCACACAGTGTCACTCCTTCATATGTCCCATACATGTCATGGAGAGCATTGAAG cACTTCTTTGGTGGAGCAATGGGTGTGTTTACAACAAGATCCCTTCTAAACTCTGTTGGAGTCTCCCAAAGCAGGGCTGTGCCTGGTGCTGTGGCAATCAACTGGATACTCAAG GATGGGGCTGGGCGTGTTGGGAAGATGCTTTTTGCCCGCCAAGGGAAGAAATTTGACTATGACCTGAAGCAG CTCCGCTTTTCTGGTGATCTCTTGATGGAGTTAGGAGCTGGGATAGAATTAGCTACTGCAGCTTTTCCACAACTTTTCCTACCAATGGCTTGCATAGCAAATGTTGTTAAG AATGTTGCTGCTGTCACTTCGACCTCCACTCGCACACCTATCTACAAGGCATATGCGAAAGGAGAAAATATTGGTGATGTCACTGCTAAAGGAGAAAGTGTTGGAAACATAGCTGATCTGGTAAATGTTCAGTATTTTTCAACTATTTTTGCTTATTATTTACAAGACATGCATCTTTCATCTGTTGCTGCCATCGTATTATTTTCACATTATTATATTATGGTTTCTCAACTGttcagtttcttttttctttcaatttATAACGTTTCTTTTCTTTGCTGTTGTTTGTTTGTGAAGTTGGGAACTGGTTTGAGCATTCTAATCTCTAAAAGCAATCCATCACTGGTAACTTCATTTGCCTTCCTGTCTTGTGGATATCTCCTCAGTTCATATCACGAG GTGCGATCTGTTGTATTGAATACTCTAAATAGGGCAAGATTCACTGTGGCTGTGGATTCTTTCATCAAGACTG GGTATGTACCTACATTGAAAGATGGAAACTCACAAGAGACAGTATTTAATCCACCTTGGCGACATGAGCCAGTTGCAATAG GATCAAGATTTGGGGAGGCATTTCAGGAACCTGCTTCGTTTATTGCTATAAAGCCTTTGTTTGAG GATGAGAGGTATATTGTTACATATAACCCAACAAAGGACAAGGTATATGCTTTGCTCAAGGACCAAGCAAAGCCGGATGACATTCTCAAAGCTGCTTTCCAT GCACATGTGTTACTGCATTTTATCAATGCTTCACATGCTAACTTGAATGCAAGAAGGCGCATGAACTCCAACCGGTCATACCAGCATAATCCAGTGAACATGGACTTCATACCACACATTGAGGAGTCGTGCAAGATTGTAATGTCATCTTATGGAGTTTTCAAGAAGAAAGCAAGAGAACAG GGATGGATAATGTCGGAATCACTTCTTAACCCTGGACGAGCGCGATTGTGTGGAGTAGTACCACAATGA
- the LOC101764030 gene encoding protein root UVB sensitive 6 isoform X2, whose amino-acid sequence MAPVMGLKRPAAAAAGAGAAAAQTVTLPAAAVRDAVRAAVREAEATAQATAPAARVPSPAAVPAEIARDGVLCLEEVDGRRWSYVVDAAGAAVKAKGRASVGAAFKAVPLQSPLPPVEEIMSFIRSYVVPEGFPHSVTPSYVPYMSWRALKHFFGGAMGVFTTRSLLNSVGVSQSRAVPGAVAINWILKDGAGRVGKMLFARQGKKFDYDLKQLRFSGDLLMELGAGIELATAAFPQLFLPMACIANVVKNVAAVTSTSTRTPIYKAYAKGENIGDVTAKGESVGNIADLLGTGLSILISKSNPSLVTSFAFLSCGYLLSSYHEVRSVVLNTLNRARFTVAVDSFIKTGYVPTLKDGNSQETVFNPPWRHEPVAIGSRFGEAFQEPASFIAIKPLFEDERYIVTYNPTKDKVYALLKDQAKPDDILKAAFHAHVLLHFINASHANLNARRRMNSNRSYQHNPVNMDFIPHIEESCKIVMSSYGVFKKKAREQGWIMSESLLNPGRARLCGVVPQ is encoded by the exons ATGGCGCCGGTGATGGGGCtgaagcggccggcggcggcggcggcgggtgcgggggcggcggccgcgcagaCCGTCACGCTGCCCGCGGCGGCCGTGCGGGACGCCGTGCGCGCCGCCGTGCGGGAGGCCGAGGCCACGGCGCAGgccaccgccccggccgccagGGTCCCGTCGCCCGCGGCGGTGCCGGCAGAGATCGCCAGGGACGGGGTGCTGTGCCTCGAGGAGGTCGACGGGAGGCGGTGGAGCTACGTggtcgacgccgccggcgccgcggtcaAGGCCAAGGGGAGGGCCTCCGTCGGGGCCGCCTTCAAGGCCGTCCCGCTCCAGTCCCCGCTACCGCCCGTAGAG GAAATAATGTCCTTTATAAGGTCATATGTTGTGCCTGAAGGCTTTCCACACAGTGTCACTCCTTCATATGTCCCATACATGTCATGGAGAGCATTGAAG cACTTCTTTGGTGGAGCAATGGGTGTGTTTACAACAAGATCCCTTCTAAACTCTGTTGGAGTCTCCCAAAGCAGGGCTGTGCCTGGTGCTGTGGCAATCAACTGGATACTCAAG GATGGGGCTGGGCGTGTTGGGAAGATGCTTTTTGCCCGCCAAGGGAAGAAATTTGACTATGACCTGAAGCAG CTCCGCTTTTCTGGTGATCTCTTGATGGAGTTAGGAGCTGGGATAGAATTAGCTACTGCAGCTTTTCCACAACTTTTCCTACCAATGGCTTGCATAGCAAATGTTGTTAAG AATGTTGCTGCTGTCACTTCGACCTCCACTCGCACACCTATCTACAAGGCATATGCGAAAGGAGAAAATATTGGTGATGTCACTGCTAAAGGAGAAAGTGTTGGAAACATAGCTGATCTG TTGGGAACTGGTTTGAGCATTCTAATCTCTAAAAGCAATCCATCACTGGTAACTTCATTTGCCTTCCTGTCTTGTGGATATCTCCTCAGTTCATATCACGAG GTGCGATCTGTTGTATTGAATACTCTAAATAGGGCAAGATTCACTGTGGCTGTGGATTCTTTCATCAAGACTG GGTATGTACCTACATTGAAAGATGGAAACTCACAAGAGACAGTATTTAATCCACCTTGGCGACATGAGCCAGTTGCAATAG GATCAAGATTTGGGGAGGCATTTCAGGAACCTGCTTCGTTTATTGCTATAAAGCCTTTGTTTGAG GATGAGAGGTATATTGTTACATATAACCCAACAAAGGACAAGGTATATGCTTTGCTCAAGGACCAAGCAAAGCCGGATGACATTCTCAAAGCTGCTTTCCAT GCACATGTGTTACTGCATTTTATCAATGCTTCACATGCTAACTTGAATGCAAGAAGGCGCATGAACTCCAACCGGTCATACCAGCATAATCCAGTGAACATGGACTTCATACCACACATTGAGGAGTCGTGCAAGATTGTAATGTCATCTTATGGAGTTTTCAAGAAGAAAGCAAGAGAACAG GGATGGATAATGTCGGAATCACTTCTTAACCCTGGACGAGCGCGATTGTGTGGAGTAGTACCACAATGA